The genomic segment CCGGCTCGGGTCCGTACCGGCCGACCGACCCCCGCTCCGCGCTCGACGCCGTACCGAGAGTTCCCGACCAGCGGTTCGGCATCCGCGCCCGACTCGCCCAACTCGCGGACCTACCCGACTGGCCAGCCATCGCCGGCAACGTCCCCAGCTCGGCCGAGTGGACGCCGGCTGGCCGGCAGGGACCGGTTGACGAGCGGACGGCGGTCGACGAGAGGGTGCCGTTGGACGGGCAGATTCCGGCGCGGTTGGCGGGCATTGTCGCGGCGGCGACCGCCCGGCACGCGGCCCATGGGTACGCCGCGCCGGTCATGCTCGTCCACGCGGCGACGGCCCCGAACGCGGTCCTGCGCACCCTGCCCGCGCTACCTGAGTCGCTGTGGGTGGCGAGCCTGGCAGCCGCGTGGGCAGCCACGGCAGCCGTCACCGCCGCATACACAGCGGCTGAAGCCCGCCCGCCGGCTGAGGTGCGCCGGGCGATGCCGGTGGCGGAGCTGATCGCCGCCGCCGCAGCCACTGCCGACCCGCACGCCATCAAGCTGGCCGACACCGCGATCGACGTGTACGCACACACCAACAATCCGGCCACGATCACCGCGGCAATGCACTCGGTCCAGCTGATTGCGAAAGACTGAGCATTACCGAGGCCGGCGGAACCGCAGTCGAACTCGCCCCGGAACAAGTCGTCGAGACCAGGCTTCGGGCCGGTCAGAAATAGCGCACATAAATTGGGGTCGAACGCCCGTTCGGGACAGCGTGGCGCGCTTGGGTCGGGGATAATTGTCCAATGCGGCAGCTACAGTTGTTCACCACGGCTGAGTTGGCCAGAATGCGGGACCGGACCGCATCTCGCAATTACTCTCCCAGCCGCGACGAATTCCGCCAGGTCCACGAACGACACCGCGTGTGGGGCCTGCGACGCCGCCACGCCGAGCGGCTACGCCGGGTCCGGACCGGATCCGACGCCCAGGTCGTGCCGGTCGGAGCCGCGTGGACCGAGCTCTGGCCCGGCCGTGACGACGACCCACAAGCCCGCGCACGGTGGCCGCAGCGCCCGAACCTCCCGGCATCGCCGTCGGTCGAACCGCGGGCGATTGTCTACTCCACGAGCCAGAACCTGTCCACGACCGGGTCCGCGACCCGGAGCCTGCCCACGACCGGGTTCGGCGCGAGGGACAGCACCCTGGGTCAGCGGACGTAGCGGCATCGGAGGCTCCGTTTGGGCTGCGGCCCAAGGCAGCGCGAAACGCCAGTCACTCGGGCCGACGAAGCATCCGCGAAGCACCATCCGGGTCACGTCCGTCCAATCTCACCGGCGCGGGCAGCCCGGTACGGCAACGGGATCACGGATGCCGGCCGCAATCATCTCACCCCGTTGGCCGCTCTCCGCCGACAACAATTCTGTGCAGGGAAGCTGCCGAGCGCTCCTGTCGGACACGGGGCACGCCGAAATCTTCCGTCCGCGCCTTGGACTCGGGCGGCCGTCACCGTCGCATGGACAAATCGCGGCGCGAGGTCCGGCACGGGTGTGGTTTGATCTGGCTGGCAAACCACCGGGGCAGCCGATATCGAGGATCGAGGTTGTGGACGAGTTCGAATGGGCGGGTCAGAGCGCGCCGCGTGGTTCGCGTTA from the Solwaraspora sp. WMMD1047 genome contains:
- a CDS encoding questin oxidase family protein — protein: MADGILDEALERIQRTGPERDGWLSNHAPMAAEALAHHGLAERVHRWLDDYADRLEPRPRGIDPIAVDEWRDPLGDPVRTGDWLDYFDRELAGAPWREVLVRWWPRLLPGIAAGATHGVIRVGHAVRALLDTETDPRVAELGQGLAYWAARWQPICVPGSGPYRPTDPRSALDAVPRVPDQRFGIRARLAQLADLPDWPAIAGNVPSSAEWTPAGRQGPVDERTAVDERVPLDGQIPARLAGIVAAATARHAAHGYAAPVMLVHAATAPNAVLRTLPALPESLWVASLAAAWAATAAVTAAYTAAEARPPAEVRRAMPVAELIAAAAATADPHAIKLADTAIDVYAHTNNPATITAAMHSVQLIAKD